From the Terriglobales bacterium genome, the window CCGCCGAAAAAGTTGCGGGCAAGATCGAGTTGAGCGCGTCGGCCATCGAGGCGTATGCGACGTGTCCGATGAAATTCGCCTTGCAGAAGCGCTGGCGTTTGCCCGAGGAGCCGTCGGCCGCGCTTCAATATGGGGCGGCCATGCACACCGCGCTCAAAGATTTCTATGAAGCGGCATCGCGAGGAATCGATCGCACTGCCGACGAAACTGTGGAAATCTTCCGGCGCGAGTTCGAGCACGCCAAGATCGATGAAGAGCTCCAGCGAAGGCTGTACGAGAGACAAGGCGAAGAGCAACTGCGTCAATTTATTGCGCTTCGTGCGGTCGAACCCAGGCCGCACGTGCTGTGCACTGAAAAATCAATTCGCTATACGATCGAAAACGTGGTGATCAATGGTCGCATCGATCGGATCGATCGTTTGGAAGGTGGCGGCGTCCTCGTCCTCGACTACAAAACTGGCGCACCACGCAACACCCTTGATGCTGTGAACAGCATTCAACTCGGGCTCTATTCGTTGGCGGCGGAGCTCGAAGGCCATCGCGTAGAGCGAGCCGCCTTCTACAACCTTGAAGACAATACAACTGCTGAAACGACCAGCGTTAAAAAAGAAAAAATCTATGAACAGGTGATGGAAGTCGCCGAAGGCATTCGCAACGCGAACTTCGCGCCGACGCCTGGGTTCCATTGCAGGAATTGTGGATACAGGACTCTGTGTCCAGCAACGGTGGAGACGGTGTTCGAACCGGGCGAGAAGAGAGCCGCAGGACTTGGTGTCTAGTCTGAGTAGAGACGCGGCATGCCGCGTCTCTACCGGAGATCCGACCTAAGCCGCTTTTGCTCCATCTGCCCAAGGATCTAGCACAACTTTCGTGCAGTGATCTTCCTTGTCCCGGAACATTTTGTACGCCTCTGGCGCTTTCGACAGCGGTAGGCGGTGACTGATCACGACAGTTGGGTCGATTTCACCTCGCTCGATTCGCTCCAGCAGCGGACGCATGTAGCGCATCATGTGCGTCTGTCCCATTTTGAAAGTGAGACCTTTATTCATGGCCGCTCCGAAAGGAATCTTGTCGAGGAAGCCTCCATAAACACCAGGGACCGAAACGGTCCCGCCTTTTCGGCACGCCATAATGCATTGCCGCAGCACGTTTGGACGATCCGTTGCGAGCTTCATGGCCTGTTTGGCGCGATCGACCAGGAACGGCAGCGTGTGTCCGTACGCTTCCATGCCGACCGCGTCCATGCATGAGTCCGGACCGCGATTACCGGTCATATCTTTGAGAGTCTGTACAACGTCCTCTACCTGCTCGTAGTTGATCGTCTCCGCACCGGCATCTTCGGCTAAGCGCAGGCGTTCCGGAATGCGATCGATCGCAATCACCCGCCCCGCTCCGAGCATGAACGCGCTGCGGATCGCGAACTGGCCCACAGGTCCACATCCCCAGATGGCAACCGTGTCACCAGGACGAATGTTGCAGTTCTCCGCTCCCATGTAGCCGGTAGGGAATATATCCGAGAGGAAGACGACCTTCTCATCATCAAGTCCGTCAGGAACTTTGATTGGACCAACGTCCGCGCAAGGTACACGCGCGTACTGTGCCTGTCCTCCTGCGTATCCGCCCAGCATGTGGGTGTAGCCAAATAGCCCAGAGGGCGAGTAGCCCATCATTTTTTCGGCAATCCAGGCGTTCGGATTAGTGTTGTCACAAAGCGACCAGAGCTCCTGCTGGCAGAAAAAGCACTTGCCGCAGGCGATGGTGAACGGCACCACAACCCGATCTCCGACTTTCAATTTCGCACGATCAACTCCAGGTCCAACTTCGACGACTTCGCCCATAAATTCGTGCCCGAGAATGTCGCCTTGTTCCAAAGTGGGCATGTAACCGTCATAAAGATGCAGATCGGAGCCGCAGATGCAGGTGCGCGTGACGCGGATGATCGCGTCGCGAGGATTCAGAATCTTCGGATCGGCAACGTCTTCGACGCTTAATTTTTCGATTCCCATCCAGCACAGTGCTTTCATGACGCGCTCCTTTGCGTTTGCAGTTGTTGGAGATTGGCTTCGAACTCGGCGGGCTTGCGCTTCTCGGGATAGGCGGCATGAATGGCTTTGTCGAGCCGCGAGCGCGGGCCGTGCGTCTGGCCTTCGATGTTGGGGATCTCGCCAGCTTCCATCAATGCTTTGAAGCGGCGCAGATCCTCGCGCATCATGAACTCAGGATCTTTGCCGAAGGCGAGCGCCACTGCTTTGCCGAGAGCGCCGGCCACCGGACGACACTGCATCGATGCCGTCACGATCGTGCCGCGATCTCCGACGGCAGTACGGAAGTGAACCGAGCCGCGGCAATCGATGTCAGAACCTTCGAGCGAGCGCCAGACGATCCATTCGTTCTCACGCTGATCGACGATCTCCGCCGTCCAGCGGACGTTCATTCCCATGCGCCCGAGCGCCGTCCATTCCGAACGGCCATTGCTCAGAACTTTCACCGATTCCAAGTTGCGCATGAATTTTGGAAGGTTTTCGAAATCGCGCCAGAACTGAAAAGCCTGCTCGGGTGAGCAGTTGATAGCAAAGCTGGTTTCGACGTACCACTCCTGATCGGCTTCTTCCAGAGTTGCGCCGCGATACGCGAGCAGACCACCGGCGGCTGCGAGTGCGAAGCCGGGCTTCGAGCGTCGCGAGAGGCCGAACAGTGCAAGAGCACCGCCGCCCAGCATCGAGCCCCAGCGAATTACGTCGAACTTACGGCCCTGCGCGCGTCCATTGGGAAACTGAATGACTGAATCGGAATCCATAAAGCTCCTCAAACAGGAAAGCGGTTGTTATGAGAGGAAACGAGTATCGACAAATAGGCGAGCAAAGTATGTAGGATGCCCAGATTTTTTGAGAAGAGCGCTAAGGTACTCTCGATTGATGGCCAGCAATGGAGCTGATAGCTGCCTTCGGAGGGACTTTGATCGAGCTATTGCAAGCCAGCAGCTTGCGTTGTAGATCTTTGCTGCTCGTAATGGAGTAGAAAACCGGCGGAGCGCGGCCGGACCAGAATCAATTAACTGTGTCTATCTGTGTCCGGCGTAGTATTTGCCGATGATCACGCCGATCTCAACTGCGGAATCTGGTCCAAGATCGTCAAACGCGAAGCCAATGCCTTTCTCTTCCGAGTAGCGGACTTCACAATTCAGTACGCGCTCGATGCCTTCGGTGGGATCGACGATGCGCAACGTGACCATCTGCCCTGGACGATAGAGCTTGGGATCGCACTCGCACAGCAGGCCGCCCTGGCCAATCACGCGAAGCGCACCAATTTTCTTGCCGTTCGCGTCTTCCACGTAAGCAGCAGCTTCGGGCGGCAGAGTTACTCGCTCATACTTTCGCTTCTCAGCTTGATCCATCGAGATCTCCTTTATTGGACCTTTTCGGGAAACGGCTGCACTGGATCGACGTCAACCGGGATATTGCGCAACTCTGCCATCGCCGACTGCAATTCGCTCGGCATCACGTCATACTTCTTGAACCATGCCGCCGCCCGATCGCGATCGCCTGTAGCTTCCTGCTCCAGCAACTCCTTCGCGAGCGCTGCAATGGTATCGGGCATCTTGGCGTAGTCCACGTGATAGCGGCCGGATGCATCGCGCGTGATCGCCTTCTGCTCACTGAGGTAGTTGAATTCCATCATCTCGGCGCGTCCGTGGGCCTCGCCTACGCCGAAGCGTACCGTGCGAAAGATTCCGGCCACGTACGAAGCATAGTATTCCTGCTCGCGCTCCTTCGGGAGCACTCCCTTGTCCATGAGAAACTTCAATGCAAACATGCCGACCACGTCGGCTTTTGCTTCTTCCAATCCGGGGTAGATGTCGGCCAGCGCCTCGCGAATATCCTTCTTGCCCGACCCGGTGCGCGAGTAGGCGGGACCGAGCCCATGGCAGATTTCGTGCATCACCGTGCTTGCCATGTAGCCATCAGCAGTGGCCTGCGCCGCCTGTGCGGGATCCATGATGCCTTTCGCGAGCGGCAGGATCACGTAGTTCACGCGCGCGTCCATGTAGTTCTTGAAAAAGATTTTCTTCGTACCTTTTTGTTCGTGGATGCGCGCATCATTCGGGAGATTGTCGGCTACAGCCTGGTAGCCGTGGCGCAGATCGCCGCCGCGGAATGGAGTGTCCATCACTTCCATCGGCGTGGGCTGGCCGGCTTTCGACGGACGATCTTCTGGCGCTAGCGGCAGCGCGTCCTGAACCTCGGGAACATGCTGTTGATAGACGGCCAGCTTCGCGCTCTCGGCTTCGTTGCGAATCATCACCGCTGCGCCGTAAGAAGTCTTCACTCCGAGCACGCCGTCGAGATAGGTCTCGTAAGGCGCCATGATCACGTCGAACTTTGGATTCTGCAGATCGACCCAGGCCAGATCGCTCTTGTAGTAATCGTCGGAGAGCAGAGCGTCGGCACGCAGGCGAAGAAAATCAGCGAAAGCTTTGTCCTCGGAGAGATCGGCGGCTTCGCGCAGGTCCTTTGCAGCCGGAATCAGGAACTGGCGAAACGCGGTGCGATAGGGAATTGCTTCCAGTTGATCGCCGTTGCGGCGGATCACGGTGTATGGACTGTAGAGTTCGTCCTTTTGATCCGGATGTGCAGCCACATACTTCTCAAGTTCCTCGCGAGTGAGTTCCTCGGGATATAGTCCGCGGCCAGGCGGCATCGGCTTCGTGCCGACAAACGGCTTGTTGTCGTTCGTCAGGTCAAAGCGGCTGCCGTTAATGATCAGGAATTGCCGCAGCTTGACGTCGCGCGGATTCTTCGAGTTCTCCAGGCTCTTGTAGAGTTCCAGGCCCTCCGGATCGCTCTGCCGCCAGAAGATGTCATCGAGATAGCGTGAGGCATCGACCAGCTTGTCGATCATCTGCAGCTCGCGTGCAGAGAATTTCGATTTATCAAACGGGATCACAACCCGCTTGTATTTCGCCAGCCGTTCCGCCAAATCCGGCACAACGTATTCAGGCTTTGCGAACCGCGAGACGCCGTGGTGCAGCGGCGTGCTGGCTTTCCTGGATTTGCTCTGAGCGATCAAAAACGAAGAGAAAAGAATCAAAAGGAAGATGCAAGACAGTTTGTAAGAAGACACGGCCTGAATTTTAGCAGTAGCCGCTCGCAAGCTTCGGGTCGGAGGACCAGGATGGAGGTCGAGCCGATTTCGATGGCGAATCAGCCGAATTCTGCTAAGATTTCCACAGCTCTCGCCGATTCCCGCGTTCCCCTCTACATGATTGTTTCTGTGCGCACCTGCAGCAACTCAGGTGCAACATCGTGGGTTCCTGCCGCAATATCCACAACATATTGTGTGCCGTTGTTGACGCAAGCTACTGCCAATCGTAAATTGAGCAGGTCGCTTTCTTCTCTGGCCGGTAGCATCATGGGCCAAAGCGGCAGGTGTAACCATTTGAGTCAACACGACGCAATGGCGCTCAAATTGACCGCACCTCGGCCTGAATCTCGAGTTTCGCGATTCACCGTCCTCCCCTCTTTCCTCCAAGGAGCGTGCAGTGCTTAAGCTCAAAAAGCTTCAGATTCTCGGCTTCAAATCTTTCTGTGACCGGACCGAACTCAAGTTTCACGGAGAAGGCATAGCCGCGATCGTCGGACCGAACGGATGCGGCAAGTCCAATGTCTCCGACGCGATCTCGTGGGTTCTTGGCGAGCAATCAGCGCGCAGCCTGCGTGGCGCCCGCATGGAAGATGTGATCTTCGCCGGCACACGTGATCGCAAGCCCACCGGCATGGCGGAAGTTTCGCTCACGCTGATCGATCCGGAGGTCTACGAAGGAGATCACAGCGCTGCGCCTGAAATCGATATTCAGGATGAACTCACGGGTGAGGACTGGGATGAGGCATCGCTGCGCGCCTCCGCCGCCGACGAGACAGCACGAGCAGAAGAAGAAGCGCGTCCTGGACAGTTAATAGACGCGGAAGGAAACGTCATTGCAGTCTCGGCGGAGAGGAACGAAGCCGAAGAAGCTCCGGGTTTCGAGGGCGAGGATCCATCTGCACCCGCATCTGTTCCCGATTCGGGAACTGCTGAAGTTCAAGCAGTAAACCCGGATGTCGTGCTCAGGATCCGCCGCCGCAAATTCAACTCGCAATTTCGAGCAGGTGAGATCGTCGTCACCCGTCGTCTGTTCCGTTCCGGTGAATCGGAATACCTGCTGAACGGGAAGCTTTGCCGCCTGCGCGATATTCAGGACATCTTCATGGGCACGGGTCTTGGCCCCGAGTCCTACGCAATCATCGAGCAAGGACGCATCGGTCAAATCCTCTCGAGCAAGCCGCATGATCGTCGCGCCATCATCGAAGAGGCTGCGGGCATAACGAAGTTCAAGACGAAAAAGCGTCTCGCCGAGCTCCGGCTGGAGCATGCGCGTCAGAACCTGGCGCGCATCAACGACATCTTCGACGAAGTCACGCGGCAGATGAACTCACTCAAGCGTCAGGCGGCGAAGGCCGAGCGCTACGCCAAGCTGCGTGATGAAATGCGCGAGAAGCTGCGCGTAGTGCTGGCAAGCAAGCTCACGCAGATGGCGCTTGAGAATGCTGCACTCGCGGAGAAGATTCAAGCTCTCAGTATTGAAGTAGGCGATCGCGCCGGTGCAGTGGAGTTAATGGAACGCGCGCATTCGTCAGTATCCGAACGCGCCTACTCGCTCG encodes:
- a CDS encoding zinc-dependent alcohol dehydrogenase — its product is MKALCWMGIEKLSVEDVADPKILNPRDAIIRVTRTCICGSDLHLYDGYMPTLEQGDILGHEFMGEVVEVGPGVDRAKLKVGDRVVVPFTIACGKCFFCQQELWSLCDNTNPNAWIAEKMMGYSPSGLFGYTHMLGGYAGGQAQYARVPCADVGPIKVPDGLDDEKVVFLSDIFPTGYMGAENCNIRPGDTVAIWGCGPVGQFAIRSAFMLGAGRVIAIDRIPERLRLAEDAGAETINYEQVEDVVQTLKDMTGNRGPDSCMDAVGMEAYGHTLPFLVDRAKQAMKLATDRPNVLRQCIMACRKGGTVSVPGVYGGFLDKIPFGAAMNKGLTFKMGQTHMMRYMRPLLERIERGEIDPTVVISHRLPLSKAPEAYKMFRDKEDHCTKVVLDPWADGAKAA
- a CDS encoding SRPBCC family protein — translated: MDSDSVIQFPNGRAQGRKFDVIRWGSMLGGGALALFGLSRRSKPGFALAAAGGLLAYRGATLEEADQEWYVETSFAINCSPEQAFQFWRDFENLPKFMRNLESVKVLSNGRSEWTALGRMGMNVRWTAEIVDQRENEWIVWRSLEGSDIDCRGSVHFRTAVGDRGTIVTASMQCRPVAGALGKAVALAFGKDPEFMMREDLRRFKALMEAGEIPNIEGQTHGPRSRLDKAIHAAYPEKRKPAEFEANLQQLQTQRSAS
- a CDS encoding PilZ domain-containing protein, which produces MDQAEKRKYERVTLPPEAAAYVEDANGKKIGALRVIGQGGLLCECDPKLYRPGQMVTLRIVDPTEGIERVLNCEVRYSEEKGIGFAFDDLGPDSAVEIGVIIGKYYAGHR
- a CDS encoding Zn-dependent hydrolase, which gives rise to MIAQSKSRKASTPLHHGVSRFAKPEYVVPDLAERLAKYKRVVIPFDKSKFSARELQMIDKLVDASRYLDDIFWRQSDPEGLELYKSLENSKNPRDVKLRQFLIINGSRFDLTNDNKPFVGTKPMPPGRGLYPEELTREELEKYVAAHPDQKDELYSPYTVIRRNGDQLEAIPYRTAFRQFLIPAAKDLREAADLSEDKAFADFLRLRADALLSDDYYKSDLAWVDLQNPKFDVIMAPYETYLDGVLGVKTSYGAAVMIRNEAESAKLAVYQQHVPEVQDALPLAPEDRPSKAGQPTPMEVMDTPFRGGDLRHGYQAVADNLPNDARIHEQKGTKKIFFKNYMDARVNYVILPLAKGIMDPAQAAQATADGYMASTVMHEICHGLGPAYSRTGSGKKDIREALADIYPGLEEAKADVVGMFALKFLMDKGVLPKEREQEYYASYVAGIFRTVRFGVGEAHGRAEMMEFNYLSEQKAITRDASGRYHVDYAKMPDTIAALAKELLEQEATGDRDRAAAWFKKYDVMPSELQSAMAELRNIPVDVDPVQPFPEKVQ